The following are encoded together in the Microbacterium hatanonis genome:
- a CDS encoding DoxX family protein — protein MSESAGRRRLRTTGRWSLAALLLGAGLSHLTWGRRGYRIVVPEWAVRMLRLDKDAIVVASGVVEGLLGAALLVLPRDRSRIGGLIAAFFVAVFPGNVHHWRSGRPVPGMRTDRARFARLFLQPVLVAWAIWATRSDGGSR, from the coding sequence ATGAGCGAATCCGCCGGTCGTCGACGACTCCGCACGACCGGGCGGTGGTCGCTGGCAGCTCTCCTGCTGGGCGCCGGCCTGTCGCATCTGACCTGGGGGCGTCGCGGCTACCGCATCGTCGTGCCCGAGTGGGCGGTGCGGATGCTGCGTCTCGACAAAGACGCGATCGTGGTCGCGTCGGGCGTGGTCGAGGGGCTGCTCGGGGCGGCGCTTCTCGTGCTGCCGCGAGACCGGTCGCGCATCGGCGGGCTGATCGCGGCGTTCTTCGTCGCGGTCTTCCCCGGGAACGTGCACCACTGGCGCAGCGGGCGGCCGGTGCCCGGCATGCGCACCGATCGCGCCCGGTTCGCCCGGCTCTTCCTGCAGCCGGTGCTCGTCGCGTGGGCGATCTGGGCCACCCGATCTGACGGTGGCAGCCGATGA
- a CDS encoding epimerase has protein sequence MTRRAVVAGGSGFVGTAVIASLRDEGYLVTQIGRRGPDASWGDADGIRRTIDGADLLVNLAGKRVDCRYTDANRDEILRSRVETTRELREAVAAVEAPPAVWLNASTATIYRYALDRPQSEDGGDLGSGFSVDVARAWEHELFADDLPATRRVALRMAIVFGDGPATAMLLRLARLGLGGPQYDGPWFPHRRYRGIGEHPTGDDRAPWHRSRGRQRFSWIHLDDVVGSMRFVRETPSLSGPINLSSPNPTDNRSLMAALRRAVGAPVGLPAARFMLEPALWALGAESELLLKSRWVVPDRLLEAGYSFRYPELEPALRDVARR, from the coding sequence ATGACGCGCCGCGCGGTCGTCGCCGGCGGGAGCGGGTTCGTCGGCACCGCAGTCATCGCGTCCCTGCGCGACGAGGGGTATCTCGTCACGCAGATCGGCCGGCGCGGGCCCGACGCCTCGTGGGGCGACGCCGACGGCATCCGTCGCACGATCGACGGGGCCGACCTGCTCGTGAACCTCGCCGGCAAGAGGGTGGACTGCCGGTACACCGACGCGAACCGCGACGAGATCCTGCGCTCGCGCGTGGAGACGACGCGGGAGCTCCGCGAGGCGGTCGCAGCGGTCGAGGCGCCCCCGGCCGTCTGGCTGAACGCGAGCACCGCGACGATCTACCGGTACGCCCTCGATCGCCCGCAGTCCGAGGACGGCGGCGATCTCGGGTCGGGCTTCTCCGTTGACGTGGCCCGGGCATGGGAGCATGAGCTCTTCGCCGACGACCTCCCCGCCACCCGCCGCGTCGCGCTGCGCATGGCGATCGTGTTCGGCGACGGCCCGGCGACGGCGATGCTCCTGCGGCTCGCCCGCCTCGGGCTCGGCGGGCCGCAGTACGACGGCCCGTGGTTCCCGCACCGCCGCTACCGCGGCATCGGCGAGCATCCGACCGGCGACGACCGAGCGCCGTGGCACCGGTCGAGGGGTCGTCAGCGCTTCAGCTGGATCCACCTCGACGACGTGGTCGGCTCGATGCGGTTCGTTCGGGAGACGCCGTCGCTGTCGGGGCCGATCAACCTGTCGTCGCCGAATCCGACCGACAACCGCAGTCTGATGGCAGCGCTGCGGCGGGCGGTGGGCGCCCCGGTCGGACTCCCGGCGGCCCGGTTCATGCTGGAGCCGGCGCTGTGGGCGCTCGGCGCCGAATCGGAGCTGCTGCTGAAGAGCCGCTGGGTGGTGCCCGATCGGCTTCTGGAGGCCGGCTACTCCTTCCGCTATCCCGAACTGGAGCCCGCGCTCCGGGACGTGGCACGGCGCTAG
- a CDS encoding DUF6157 family protein, whose product MHTTNYVDTFIELADDSPVDHAVEPPAREQPTIAQLHYELISQHPYSLTSDDVVFATHARRAGIPEADWPDARTLFFSKGQPCMRSSPLGKRYGWGVHSDADGRVALVARESAEYARLAADTATTHTKAMRSRRA is encoded by the coding sequence GTGCACACCACGAACTACGTCGACACCTTCATCGAGCTCGCCGACGACTCGCCGGTCGATCACGCGGTCGAGCCGCCCGCCAGGGAGCAGCCGACGATCGCGCAGCTGCACTACGAGCTCATCTCGCAGCATCCGTACTCCCTGACCTCCGACGACGTCGTCTTCGCCACCCATGCGCGACGCGCGGGGATCCCCGAGGCCGATTGGCCCGACGCCCGCACGCTGTTCTTCTCGAAGGGGCAGCCCTGCATGCGCTCGTCGCCCCTCGGCAAGCGGTACGGGTGGGGAGTGCACTCCGACGCGGACGGGCGAGTGGCACTCGTCGCCCGCGAGTCCGCCGAGTACGCACGACTGGCGGCCGACACCGCCACCACCCATACGAAGGCGATGCGGAGCCGCCGCGCCTAG
- a CDS encoding ATP-dependent DNA ligase — MLLADLVTTLDAVSATRSRLAKTQALADLLAVARPEEIEALVGLATASLRQGRLGVGWRSLEALEVSHADGSTLTIGEVDETFTALAAVGGAGSAAERTSMLRGLAARATAAEWDYLTHAMLGELRTGALEGLLLDAIARAADRDPAVVRRAAMLSGDTGMTARIALTEPAGALSEIGLVVGTPVMPMLAATAATVRDALAEFGTASVEYKLDGARIQVHRRGDEVHVYTRSLAEVTHRVPEIVEVVRALPADDVILDGETLALDESGAPRPFQDTMARFGADVAREVVLRPRFFDILHLDGRDLLDEPQSVRASELARIVGELRVPALVTDDADAADDFARGALDAGHEGVMVKAVDAPYMAGRRGKTWLKVKPVHTFDLVVLGVERGSGRRSGWLSNLHLGAYDPDGEFGQPGGFVMVGKTFKGLTDELLRWQTEYFPTIATAETAYALTLAPSTVVEIAIDGVQRSTRYPGGVALRFARVKAYRPDKRAPEADTIQTLRRMLRD; from the coding sequence ATGCTGCTCGCCGACCTCGTCACGACCCTCGACGCGGTCAGCGCAACGCGCTCGCGTCTCGCCAAGACCCAGGCTCTCGCCGATCTCCTCGCCGTCGCGCGCCCCGAGGAGATCGAGGCGCTGGTGGGTCTCGCGACCGCATCGCTCCGGCAGGGGCGGCTCGGTGTGGGCTGGCGATCGCTCGAGGCGCTCGAGGTGTCGCACGCCGACGGGTCCACGCTGACGATCGGCGAGGTCGACGAGACGTTCACCGCACTCGCGGCCGTCGGCGGGGCAGGATCCGCGGCCGAGCGCACCTCGATGCTGCGCGGGCTCGCCGCGCGCGCGACCGCGGCCGAATGGGACTACCTCACGCACGCGATGCTCGGCGAATTGCGCACCGGTGCCCTCGAGGGCCTCCTGCTCGACGCGATCGCCCGTGCCGCCGATCGCGACCCCGCCGTCGTGCGGCGGGCGGCGATGCTCTCGGGCGACACCGGAATGACCGCGCGCATCGCGCTCACCGAGCCCGCCGGGGCGCTCTCCGAGATCGGACTCGTCGTGGGCACCCCCGTGATGCCGATGCTCGCGGCGACCGCCGCCACCGTGCGCGACGCGCTCGCAGAGTTCGGCACGGCCTCCGTCGAGTACAAGCTCGACGGCGCCCGTATCCAGGTGCACCGCCGGGGCGACGAGGTGCACGTCTACACGCGCTCGCTCGCCGAGGTGACTCACCGCGTGCCCGAGATCGTCGAGGTCGTGCGAGCTCTCCCGGCCGATGACGTCATCCTCGACGGCGAGACGCTGGCGCTCGACGAGAGCGGTGCGCCGCGGCCCTTCCAAGACACGATGGCCCGCTTCGGCGCCGACGTGGCGCGCGAGGTCGTCCTGCGACCGCGCTTCTTCGACATCCTCCACCTCGACGGTCGCGATCTGCTCGACGAGCCCCAGTCCGTCCGCGCGTCCGAGCTCGCCCGCATCGTCGGCGAGCTGCGCGTGCCGGCGCTCGTCACCGACGACGCCGACGCCGCCGACGACTTCGCGCGCGGCGCGCTCGACGCCGGGCACGAGGGCGTCATGGTGAAGGCGGTCGATGCGCCCTACATGGCCGGACGCCGCGGTAAGACCTGGCTGAAGGTGAAGCCCGTGCACACGTTCGACCTGGTCGTGCTGGGCGTCGAGCGCGGTTCCGGACGCCGTTCGGGCTGGCTGTCCAACCTGCACCTCGGCGCCTACGACCCCGACGGCGAATTCGGCCAGCCCGGCGGATTCGTCATGGTCGGCAAGACCTTCAAGGGTCTGACCGACGAACTCCTCCGCTGGCAGACCGAGTACTTCCCGACGATCGCGACCGCCGAGACGGCCTACGCGCTGACGCTGGCACCGTCGACCGTCGTCGAGATCGCGATCGACGGCGTGCAGCGGTCGACGAGGTATCCGGGCGGTGTGGCCCTGCGCTTCGCCCGGGTGAAGGCCTACCGGCCCGACAAGCGAGCGCCCGAGGCCGACACCATCCAGACGCTGCGCCGGATGCTCCGCGACTGA
- a CDS encoding NYN domain-containing protein, which yields MPETQTARVAVYLDFDNIVMSWYDRVHGRNAYSRDRQRIAENPVSPEVAERLAAATIDVGAIIDYAASFGTLVLTRAYADWSSPVNAEYRAQLVARSIDLVQLFPAAAYAKNGADIRLAVDTVEDMFRLPDLTHVVIVAGDSDYVPLAQRCKRLGRYVVGVGVAGSTAKALASACDRFDAYDSLPGVVRETPSKKDAAPARSRARKRSTDPSVNLLERALQLENERADEEWLHASALKDLMKRLDPSFSEKGLGFRSFSDFVKAHPEVVEVDEASNVVVVRSVVRPA from the coding sequence ATGCCCGAAACGCAGACCGCCCGTGTCGCCGTCTATCTGGACTTCGACAACATCGTGATGTCGTGGTACGACCGTGTCCACGGTCGTAACGCGTATTCTCGCGACCGCCAGCGGATCGCGGAGAACCCCGTCTCCCCCGAGGTCGCCGAGCGCCTGGCTGCGGCGACGATCGACGTCGGAGCGATCATCGACTACGCGGCGTCCTTCGGCACTCTCGTGCTCACGAGGGCATATGCCGACTGGTCGTCGCCCGTGAACGCGGAATACCGTGCTCAGCTCGTCGCTCGATCGATCGATCTGGTGCAGCTGTTCCCCGCCGCCGCCTACGCGAAGAACGGCGCCGACATACGTCTCGCCGTGGATACCGTCGAAGACATGTTCCGCCTGCCCGACCTCACGCACGTGGTCATCGTCGCCGGGGATTCCGACTACGTGCCGCTGGCCCAGCGGTGCAAGCGCCTCGGCCGCTACGTCGTGGGCGTGGGCGTCGCCGGGTCGACCGCGAAGGCGCTCGCCTCGGCGTGCGACCGGTTCGACGCCTACGACTCCCTCCCGGGGGTCGTGCGGGAGACGCCCTCGAAGAAGGATGCTGCGCCCGCCCGCAGTCGGGCTCGCAAACGATCGACCGACCCGTCGGTGAACCTGCTGGAGCGGGCGCTGCAGCTGGAGAATGAACGCGCCGACGAGGAGTGGCTCCACGCCTCGGCGCTCAAAGACCTGATGAAGCGCCTCGACCCGTCGTTCAGCGAGAAGGGGCTCGGGTTCCGCAGCTTCTCCGACTTCGTGAAGGCCCACCCCGAGGTCGTCGAGGTCGACGAGGCGTCGAACGTGGTCGTCGTGCGCTCGGTGGTGCGACCCGCCTGA
- a CDS encoding Gfo/Idh/MocA family protein, translating to MDGLRWGILATGGIAHAFTSDLKTAGRTVSAVGSRRIEAAEQFAAEFGIPRAYGSYEDLVADPEVDIVYVATPHPFHAENALLALDHGKHVLVEKPFTLNATEAAAVRDRAAERGLLAMEAMWTRYLPHMIRIRELVASGVLGEVRTLFADHTQKISDDPTHRLNAIDLGGGALLDLGIYPVSFAWDVLGEPSEITAQARISDAGTDAEIATIFRHQDGALSTTVSSSRGAGPNTAHIVGTEARIDIDRVWYTPTSFRVTRPDGEVIEEFRAEIEGRGMQYQALHAEKLVAEGNVVGDVLPIDETVAIMGTLDAVRAQIGLRYPDEG from the coding sequence ATGGACGGACTTCGATGGGGCATCCTCGCCACGGGCGGGATCGCCCACGCATTCACGAGCGACCTGAAGACGGCGGGGCGCACGGTCTCGGCCGTCGGCTCACGCCGGATCGAGGCGGCCGAGCAGTTCGCCGCCGAGTTCGGCATACCCCGCGCATACGGCTCGTACGAGGACCTGGTCGCCGACCCCGAGGTCGACATCGTGTACGTCGCGACGCCGCATCCGTTCCACGCCGAGAACGCCCTCCTCGCCCTCGACCACGGCAAGCACGTGCTGGTCGAGAAGCCCTTCACCCTCAACGCGACGGAGGCGGCCGCGGTGCGCGATCGCGCGGCGGAGCGCGGGCTCCTCGCCATGGAGGCGATGTGGACCCGCTACCTGCCGCACATGATCCGGATCCGCGAGCTCGTCGCATCCGGGGTTCTCGGCGAGGTGCGGACGCTCTTCGCCGACCACACGCAGAAGATCAGCGACGACCCGACGCACCGGCTGAACGCGATCGACCTCGGAGGGGGCGCCCTGCTCGACCTCGGGATCTATCCGGTGTCGTTCGCCTGGGACGTCCTGGGCGAACCGTCCGAGATCACGGCGCAGGCGCGGATCTCGGACGCCGGCACCGACGCGGAGATCGCCACGATCTTCCGGCATCAGGACGGCGCGCTCTCCACGACGGTGTCGTCGTCGCGGGGCGCCGGCCCGAACACCGCGCACATCGTCGGCACCGAGGCACGCATCGACATCGACCGGGTCTGGTACACCCCGACCTCGTTCCGTGTGACCCGCCCCGACGGTGAGGTCATCGAGGAGTTCCGCGCCGAGATCGAGGGTCGCGGGATGCAGTACCAAGCGCTGCACGCCGAGAAGCTCGTCGCCGAGGGGAATGTCGTCGGCGACGTGCTGCCGATCGACGAGACGGTCGCGATCATGGGCACGCTCGACGCCGTGCGCGCGCAGATCGGACTGCGGTACCCCGACGAGGGCTGA
- a CDS encoding M20/M25/M40 family metallo-hydrolase produces the protein MSSPVERFRELLRIPTVSHVDPGRVDLAAFDAFHDALERLYPRIHAALEREVVSDHALLYRWRGASDADPLVLMAHMDVVPVVAEEWQHPPFAADLTGTGATIHARGAIDDKGALVAIMEAVEALLADGTTPSHDVYLAFGHDEEIGGTGAQAIVDVLHARGVRPALVIDEGGAVVRGAVPGVSAPTAMIGVAERGILSLGLTVPERGGHASTPPAMPATARLARAIDRLRRRPFPRRLAPPVRAMLATAAPHASRSLRPVLRRLDRFGPLLARVLSRLGPELNAIVRTTAVVTELSGSDGQNVLATRARATVDIRLLTGDTVDSAVAHVRRAVADPLVEIDVLRGSDPSAVSPWRGDSWQRIARAVRVSLGDDVVPLPYLQLGASDSRWFTRISDAVYRFAPFTLSADERAALHSHDERIGVDTWLRGIEFYRAVILDR, from the coding sequence GTGTCGTCCCCGGTCGAGAGATTCCGCGAATTGCTGCGCATCCCCACGGTCTCGCACGTCGATCCGGGCCGTGTCGACCTGGCCGCCTTCGACGCATTCCACGACGCTCTCGAACGCCTCTATCCCCGAATCCACGCGGCACTCGAGCGCGAGGTCGTGAGCGATCACGCGCTCCTCTACCGGTGGCGCGGGGCGAGCGATGCCGACCCTCTCGTGCTCATGGCGCACATGGACGTGGTCCCCGTCGTCGCGGAGGAGTGGCAGCATCCGCCCTTCGCGGCCGACCTCACCGGAACCGGCGCCACGATCCACGCCCGGGGCGCCATCGACGACAAAGGCGCACTGGTGGCGATCATGGAGGCCGTGGAGGCCCTGCTCGCCGACGGCACGACGCCGTCGCACGACGTCTACCTCGCGTTCGGTCACGACGAGGAGATCGGCGGTACCGGTGCGCAGGCGATCGTCGACGTGCTGCACGCGCGAGGTGTGCGCCCGGCACTCGTGATCGACGAAGGGGGCGCGGTCGTCCGCGGGGCCGTGCCGGGCGTCTCGGCGCCGACGGCCATGATCGGCGTGGCCGAGCGCGGCATCCTCTCGCTCGGGCTCACGGTTCCCGAACGCGGAGGGCACGCCTCGACCCCGCCGGCGATGCCCGCGACGGCGAGGCTCGCCCGCGCGATCGACCGCCTGCGCCGTCGTCCGTTCCCCCGTCGCCTCGCCCCGCCGGTGCGCGCCATGCTCGCGACCGCCGCACCGCACGCCTCGCGGTCGCTGCGCCCCGTCCTGCGCCGACTCGACAGGTTCGGTCCGCTGCTGGCCCGCGTGCTGTCGCGCCTCGGCCCCGAGCTCAACGCGATCGTGCGCACCACCGCGGTCGTCACCGAGCTGTCGGGCTCCGACGGGCAGAACGTGCTCGCGACACGCGCTCGGGCCACCGTCGACATCCGCCTCCTGACCGGAGACACGGTCGACTCGGCGGTCGCGCACGTCCGACGCGCCGTCGCCGACCCCCTCGTCGAGATCGACGTGCTGCGGGGGAGCGACCCCTCAGCCGTGTCGCCGTGGCGCGGCGACTCCTGGCAGCGGATCGCCCGCGCGGTGCGCGTGTCGCTCGGCGACGACGTCGTGCCGCTTCCCTACCTGCAGCTCGGTGCGAGCGACAGCAGGTGGTTCACCCGCATCAGCGACGCCGTCTACCGGTTCGCGCCGTTCACCCTGAGCGCCGACGAGCGCGCGGCGCTCCACTCGCACGATGAGCGGATCGGGGTCGACACGTGGCTGCGCGGGATCGAGTTCTACCGGGCGGTCATCCTCGACCGGTGA
- a CDS encoding LacI family DNA-binding transcriptional regulator, giving the protein MSDDAGGRRPSIRDVARLAEVSHQTVSRVLNDHPSIRPETRARVVEVMAQLQYRPNRAARALVTSRSQTIGILAAGSTNYGAASSIAAIETAARTRGYWVSTANIDVKDPESIPAGIAHLMAQSVDGLVVIAPQVRVLRALAAEQLDVPYVTLQSTELDADHTLSVDQVAGARLATRHLIELGHRSIYHLAGPQDWIEAEARMRGFLAEMSASDIPTTAPILGDWTAEFGYYAGREMLGVRDFTAIFSSNDQMALGLLHAIRDEGLEVPRDVSIVGFDDIPEAAHFWPPLTTVRQDFAELGRRCVDVLLGSTDAEATSLVPELVVRRSSGPVSRL; this is encoded by the coding sequence ATGAGCGACGACGCGGGAGGGCGACGGCCCAGCATCCGTGATGTCGCGCGCCTCGCCGAGGTGTCGCATCAGACCGTCTCGCGCGTGCTCAACGATCATCCGAGCATCCGCCCGGAGACGCGTGCGCGGGTGGTCGAGGTCATGGCTCAGCTGCAGTACCGGCCGAATCGCGCCGCGCGAGCACTGGTGACGTCGCGGTCGCAGACGATCGGGATCCTCGCCGCCGGCTCGACGAACTACGGCGCCGCCTCGAGCATCGCCGCGATCGAGACGGCGGCCCGCACGCGCGGCTACTGGGTGAGCACCGCGAACATCGACGTCAAGGATCCCGAGTCGATACCCGCCGGCATCGCCCATCTGATGGCGCAGTCCGTCGACGGGCTCGTCGTCATCGCGCCCCAGGTGCGGGTGCTCCGGGCGCTGGCGGCCGAGCAGCTCGACGTGCCGTACGTGACCCTCCAGTCGACCGAACTGGACGCCGACCACACCCTCTCGGTCGACCAGGTCGCCGGTGCACGACTGGCGACACGGCACCTGATCGAGCTCGGACACCGCAGCATCTACCACCTGGCCGGACCTCAGGACTGGATCGAGGCGGAGGCGCGGATGCGGGGGTTCCTCGCCGAGATGTCGGCGAGCGACATCCCGACGACGGCGCCGATCCTCGGCGACTGGACGGCGGAGTTCGGATACTACGCGGGGCGCGAGATGCTCGGGGTCCGCGATTTCACGGCGATCTTCTCCTCGAACGACCAGATGGCGCTCGGTCTGCTGCACGCCATCCGCGACGAGGGTCTCGAGGTGCCGAGGGACGTGAGCATCGTGGGATTCGACGACATCCCCGAGGCCGCCCACTTCTGGCCGCCGCTCACCACCGTGCGCCAGGACTTCGCCGAACTCGGTCGACGCTGCGTCGATGTGCTGCTCGGTTCCACCGACGCGGAGGCGACGTCGCTCGTGCCCGAGCTGGTCGTCCGCCGCTCCAGCGGGCCGGTTTCGCGCCTCTGA
- a CDS encoding L-ribulose-5-phosphate 4-epimerase: MGAGDAAELHDPYVAGVKTEVAVARVRADVAALHGELVRYGLVVWTGGNVSGRVPGADLFVIKPSGVSYDDLAPENMIVCDLDGQVVEGTPGSSRAPSSDTAAHAFVYRNLPEVGGIVHTHSTYAVAWAARGEEIPCTIVAAAEEFGGPVPVGPFAIVGDDSIGRGIVETLRDSRSRAVLMRSHGPFTIGQTPRDAVRAAVVLEDVARTVHIAREGGAVEPLPAEAIDRLHERTRSLDHQTTVERRVTPPRRGRRSEKTSGRTADK; encoded by the coding sequence ATGGGCGCTGGCGATGCCGCCGAGCTGCACGACCCGTACGTGGCAGGCGTGAAGACCGAGGTCGCCGTCGCGCGTGTGCGGGCCGATGTGGCGGCTCTCCACGGCGAGCTGGTCCGTTACGGACTCGTCGTCTGGACGGGCGGCAACGTGTCGGGCCGCGTGCCCGGGGCCGACCTGTTCGTCATCAAGCCGTCGGGCGTGTCGTACGACGACCTCGCCCCCGAGAACATGATCGTCTGCGACCTCGACGGCCAGGTCGTCGAGGGGACGCCGGGGAGCAGCCGGGCGCCCTCAAGCGACACGGCGGCGCACGCGTTCGTGTACCGGAACCTTCCCGAGGTCGGCGGCATCGTCCACACGCACTCGACCTATGCCGTGGCGTGGGCGGCGCGCGGTGAAGAGATCCCGTGCACGATCGTGGCCGCGGCCGAGGAGTTCGGCGGACCGGTGCCGGTGGGTCCCTTCGCCATCGTCGGCGACGACTCGATCGGGCGCGGCATCGTCGAAACCCTTCGTGATTCGCGCTCCCGCGCCGTGCTGATGCGCAGCCACGGTCCGTTCACGATCGGCCAGACGCCCCGCGACGCCGTGCGGGCCGCCGTGGTGCTCGAGGACGTCGCACGCACGGTGCACATCGCCCGCGAGGGCGGCGCGGTGGAGCCCCTCCCCGCCGAGGCGATCGACCGCCTCCACGAGCGCACCCGGTCGCTCGACCACCAGACCACCGTCGAGCGCCGGGTCACCCCGCCGCGTCGCGGTCGCCGTTCGGAGAAGACCTCCGGTCGGACAGCAGATAAATGA
- the chvE gene encoding multiple monosaccharide ABC transporter substrate-binding protein, whose amino-acid sequence MKGITVKGKKILVAAVAAGALLLSACSGGSTGGTGDGGGDGGLIGVAMPTKSSERWIQDGNAVKAALEEQGYTVDLQYAEDDIPTQVSQIENMITKGAEALIVASIDGTTLTEVLQNAADSDIPVIAYDRLIRDSENVNYYASFDNFLVGQQQAWSVLNGLGLTELDGTAIAGAPAGPFNIELFAGSPDDNNATFFFNGAMDVLQPLIDDGTLVVKSGQTDFQQVATLRWDGETAQSRMEDILTATYSDGTQVDAILSPYDGISRGIISALTDAGYAVGAEWPIISGQDAELDSVKAINRGEQYATIFKDTRQLAQVSVDMAVALLNDEEPEVNNTTDYDNGVKVVPSYLLDPVIVVKDNITEVLVDSDYWTADEVAG is encoded by the coding sequence ATGAAAGGAATCACTGTGAAAGGCAAGAAGATTCTCGTCGCGGCGGTCGCCGCGGGAGCACTCCTGCTTTCGGCCTGCTCCGGCGGCTCGACCGGCGGCACCGGCGACGGCGGCGGAGACGGCGGCCTCATCGGCGTCGCGATGCCCACCAAGAGCTCCGAGCGCTGGATCCAGGACGGCAACGCCGTCAAGGCAGCCCTCGAGGAGCAGGGCTACACCGTCGACCTCCAGTACGCAGAGGACGACATCCCCACGCAGGTCTCGCAGATCGAGAACATGATCACCAAGGGCGCGGAAGCGCTCATCGTGGCCTCGATCGACGGCACGACGCTGACCGAGGTGCTGCAGAACGCCGCGGACTCCGACATCCCCGTCATCGCCTACGACCGCCTCATCCGCGACTCGGAGAACGTCAACTACTACGCGTCGTTCGACAACTTCCTCGTCGGTCAGCAGCAGGCGTGGTCGGTTCTCAACGGACTCGGTCTGACCGAGCTCGACGGCACCGCGATCGCGGGCGCGCCGGCAGGCCCGTTCAACATCGAGCTGTTCGCCGGTTCGCCCGACGACAACAACGCGACCTTCTTCTTCAACGGCGCCATGGACGTGCTCCAGCCGCTGATCGACGACGGAACGCTCGTGGTCAAGTCGGGTCAGACCGACTTCCAGCAGGTCGCCACGCTCCGCTGGGACGGCGAGACCGCCCAGAGCCGCATGGAGGACATCCTCACGGCGACCTACTCCGACGGCACGCAGGTCGACGCGATCCTGTCGCCCTACGACGGCATCTCGCGCGGCATCATCTCGGCACTCACCGACGCCGGCTACGCCGTCGGCGCCGAATGGCCGATCATCTCCGGCCAGGACGCCGAGCTCGACTCGGTCAAGGCCATCAACCGCGGTGAGCAGTACGCGACCATCTTCAAGGACACGCGTCAGCTCGCTCAGGTCTCCGTCGACATGGCGGTCGCCCTGCTCAACGACGAGGAGCCCGAGGTCAACAACACCACGGACTACGACAACGGCGTGAAGGTCGTGCCGTCGTACCTCCTCGACCCGGTGATCGTGGTCAAGGACAACATCACCGAGGTTCTCGTCGACAGCGATTACTGGACCGCGGACGAGGTCGCCGGCTAA